The proteins below are encoded in one region of Amycolatopsis magusensis:
- a CDS encoding Lrp/AsnC family transcriptional regulator codes for MVHAYILIQTEVGKAASVAAEISGIPGVTTSEDVTGPYDVIVRAAADNVDQLGQLVVAKVQNVEGITRTLTCPVVHL; via the coding sequence GTGGTCCACGCATACATCCTCATCCAGACCGAGGTCGGCAAGGCCGCGTCCGTCGCGGCGGAGATCTCGGGCATCCCCGGGGTCACCACCTCCGAGGACGTGACCGGGCCGTACGACGTGATCGTCCGGGCGGCCGCGGACAACGTCGACCAGCTCGGCCAGCTGGTGGTCGCCAAGGTGCAGAACGTGGAGGGCATCACGCGGACGCTGACCTGCCCCGTGGTGCACCTCTGA
- a CDS encoding cysteine dioxygenase has product MFAVPDNTVALAENVVQQRHPVRVALEYAHDRDRWRHLLRYDPDQRFSALVASDGEQEIWLMSWLPGQETDLHDHVESTGAFTVVSGTLTETVSRKAADGRVVTEVHPLVAGQSRVFAPGYVHHVHNPGGDPAISVHVYRSGGRAMRSYRPGFVDGPTRRSAT; this is encoded by the coding sequence ATGTTCGCCGTTCCGGACAACACCGTCGCCCTGGCTGAGAACGTTGTTCAGCAGCGCCACCCCGTGCGGGTCGCGCTCGAGTACGCCCACGACCGCGACCGCTGGCGCCACCTCCTGCGCTACGACCCCGACCAGCGGTTCTCCGCGCTCGTCGCCAGTGACGGTGAGCAGGAGATCTGGCTGATGAGCTGGCTCCCCGGCCAGGAGACCGACCTGCACGACCACGTCGAGTCGACCGGTGCCTTCACCGTCGTCTCCGGCACGCTGACCGAGACCGTCAGCCGGAAGGCCGCCGACGGCCGCGTGGTCACCGAGGTGCACCCGCTGGTCGCCGGCCAGTCGCGGGTGTTCGCCCCCGGCTACGTGCACCACGTCCACAACCCCGGCGGCGACCCCGCGATCAGCGTGCACGTCTATCGCTCCGGCGGCCGGGCCATGCGCAGCTACCGACCCGGCTTCGTCGACGGGCCCACCCGCCGCTCCGCCACGTGA
- a CDS encoding thiamine-phosphate kinase, translating to MPRDTSETTTVAQTGEFGLIRALTQDRVQPPFTLLGPGDDGALVAAPDGRVVVSTDVLVQGVHFRLDWSGPEQVGRKAVAVNLADIAAMGALPTSVLVGFACPGDLPASVLTRLTDGMWTEAERAGVGVVGGDVVRSETLVVSITALGDLNGLPPVTRSGARPGDVVAVCGRLGWAAAGLMVLGRGFRSPVGVVNAQRYPEPPYAAGPAAAAAGATAMIDVSDGLLADLGHIATASEVGIDVRTEALQPDQRLQEVAAALGADAQRWVLTGGEDHALAAAFPPNVELPAGWRRIGVVTRAEFGVTVDGQPHSGGDAGWEHWKTS from the coding sequence GTGCCGCGGGACACATCCGAGACGACGACCGTGGCGCAGACGGGTGAGTTCGGCCTGATCCGGGCGCTCACCCAGGACCGGGTGCAGCCGCCGTTCACGCTGCTCGGGCCGGGTGACGACGGGGCGCTGGTGGCCGCGCCCGACGGCCGGGTGGTGGTCAGCACCGACGTGCTGGTGCAGGGCGTGCACTTCCGGCTCGACTGGTCAGGGCCCGAGCAGGTGGGCCGCAAGGCGGTGGCGGTGAACCTGGCCGACATCGCCGCGATGGGCGCGCTGCCCACCTCGGTGCTGGTGGGCTTCGCCTGCCCGGGGGACCTGCCGGCGTCGGTGCTGACCCGGCTGACCGACGGCATGTGGACCGAGGCCGAGCGCGCCGGGGTCGGCGTGGTCGGCGGGGACGTGGTCCGCTCCGAGACCCTGGTGGTGAGCATCACCGCGCTCGGCGACCTCAACGGCCTGCCGCCGGTGACCAGATCGGGCGCCCGGCCGGGCGACGTGGTCGCGGTCTGCGGGCGGCTGGGCTGGGCGGCGGCGGGGCTGATGGTGCTCGGCCGCGGTTTCCGGTCGCCGGTCGGCGTGGTCAACGCCCAGCGCTACCCCGAGCCGCCCTACGCGGCCGGACCGGCGGCGGCCGCGGCGGGTGCCACCGCGATGATCGACGTCTCCGACGGCCTGCTGGCCGATCTGGGGCACATCGCGACGGCTTCCGAGGTCGGCATCGACGTGCGCACCGAAGCGCTCCAGCCGGACCAGCGGCTGCAGGAGGTGGCCGCCGCGCTCGGCGCCGACGCCCAGCGGTGGGTGCTCACCGGTGGCGAGGACCACGCGCTGGCCGCCGCCTTCCCGCCGAACGTGGAGCTGCCGGCCGGGTGGCGCCGCATCGGCGTGGTGACCAGGGCCGAGTTCGGGGTGACGGTGGACGGGCAGCCGCACAGCGGAGGCGACGCCGGTTGGGAGCACTGGAAGACCAGTTAA
- a CDS encoding DUF3515 domain-containing protein, translated as MPHFDTETGAPPRLLIVIAATLAVALAAGVAVFGLLTGSEGKPGEPGQGPLPLVPVPAPQAGAAECATLLGVLPGELTSNGEKLAKRELAEPAPPATAAWGTDDPIVLRCGLDQPREMTRTAQLRVINSVQWLPVAAEGTTTWFLADRPVYVALTVPDSAGTGPLQEISDVIAGALPSAPLRFSDD; from the coding sequence GTGCCCCACTTCGACACCGAGACCGGCGCCCCGCCCCGGCTGCTGATCGTGATCGCCGCGACCCTGGCGGTCGCGCTCGCCGCCGGGGTGGCGGTTTTCGGCCTGCTCACCGGTTCTGAGGGAAAACCCGGCGAACCGGGCCAGGGACCGCTGCCGCTAGTGCCGGTGCCCGCCCCGCAGGCAGGCGCGGCCGAATGCGCCACCCTTCTGGGCGTGCTGCCCGGCGAGCTGACCTCCAACGGCGAGAAGCTGGCCAAGCGCGAACTGGCCGAGCCCGCTCCCCCGGCGACGGCCGCCTGGGGCACCGATGACCCGATCGTGCTGCGCTGCGGTCTGGACCAACCGCGGGAGATGACCAGGACGGCCCAGCTGCGCGTGATCAACTCCGTGCAGTGGCTGCCGGTCGCGGCCGAAGGCACCACCACCTGGTTCCTCGCCGACCGGCCCGTCTACGTGGCGCTGACCGTGCCGGACAGCGCCGGAACCGGCCCGCTGCAGGAAATCTCCGACGTGATCGCGGGCGCGCTACCGTCAGCCCCGCTGCGCTTCTCCGACGATTGA
- the rpmB gene encoding 50S ribosomal protein L28: MAAVCDVCGKGPGFGKSVSHSHRRTSRRWNPNIQTVHAKIGLSQRKRLNVCTSCIKAGKVVRG, encoded by the coding sequence GTGGCTGCCGTGTGCGACGTCTGTGGCAAGGGACCCGGCTTCGGTAAGTCGGTCTCACACTCCCACCGGCGGACCAGTCGCCGGTGGAACCCGAACATCCAGACCGTGCACGCCAAGATCGGTCTGTCCCAGCGCAAGCGCCTCAACGTGTGCACCTCGTGCATCAAGGCCGGCAAGGTCGTGCGAGGCTGA
- a CDS encoding GNAT family N-acetyltransferase, whose product MEIRVAAYDDPDAQKLITEVQQEYVVRYGTPDDTPVRPEEFAPPNGLFLVGYLDGVPVATGAWRVREADGGALRDGDAEIKRMFVVTAARGRGLARAMLAEIERTALAAGRRRMVLETGTKQPEAIELYRSSGYLEMAGFGYYAGEAESRYYGKSLTG is encoded by the coding sequence GTGGAAATCCGTGTGGCCGCCTACGACGATCCGGACGCGCAGAAGCTGATCACCGAGGTGCAGCAGGAGTACGTGGTGCGCTACGGCACCCCGGACGACACCCCGGTGCGGCCGGAGGAGTTCGCCCCGCCGAACGGGCTGTTCCTGGTCGGCTACCTCGACGGGGTCCCGGTGGCCACCGGCGCCTGGCGCGTGCGCGAGGCCGACGGCGGCGCGCTGCGTGACGGTGACGCCGAGATCAAGCGCATGTTCGTGGTCACAGCCGCGCGGGGCCGGGGGCTGGCGCGTGCGATGCTCGCCGAGATCGAGCGCACCGCGCTGGCCGCCGGGCGACGGCGGATGGTGCTGGAGACCGGGACCAAGCAGCCGGAGGCGATCGAGCTGTACCGCTCGAGCGGATACCTGGAGATGGCCGGCTTCGGCTACTACGCCGGTGAAGCGGAGAGCCGGTACTACGGCAAGTCGCTCACCGGCTGA
- the pdxR gene encoding MocR-like pyridoxine biosynthesis transcription factor PdxR — MPHSDTALPMRLDRHSGTPLAVQLADALRESAATGHLRGGDRLPSTRALAQRLGVSRTVTSAAYEQLHAEGWIAGRHGSGTYVTTSPPRDRPARGLVIGEAPARPDLLDLSPGMPWADGLDRAAWRRAWRAAADAPPLSRAHRAGLFDYRAMIAEHLLRHRGLSAGTDSVLATAGTTAALIEIAGAIFEPGDVVAVEEPGYQRAVQALTSAGLRTVPVPVDGEGLRPDAVPRGVRAVYCSPAHQYPMGSRMSAARRVQLVERARAEDFLLIEDDYDGELRFDVAPLPLLAALAPDVVAHLGTTSKILTPTLGAGWMVAPPEVAAAVLEHRDRTGTRPSPAGQRVLIELARHGDLGRHLRKLRRELSERRTMLTSALHAGGIPVLGDDAGAHLMVPLNSAAEERGKVRAAEAAGIRLDHLDRHFAGPPTAYGIPLAYSGCSREALADALDTLVDLLRPGVIHKSPVG, encoded by the coding sequence TTGCCGCATTCCGACACCGCGCTCCCGATGCGCCTGGACCGCCACAGCGGGACCCCGCTCGCCGTGCAGCTCGCCGACGCCCTGCGCGAGTCGGCCGCCACCGGCCACCTGCGCGGCGGCGACCGGCTGCCCTCGACCCGCGCGCTGGCCCAGCGCCTCGGCGTCAGCCGGACGGTGACCTCCGCGGCGTACGAGCAGCTCCACGCCGAGGGCTGGATCGCCGGGCGCCACGGCTCCGGCACCTACGTCACCACCTCGCCGCCACGCGACCGCCCGGCGCGCGGCCTGGTGATCGGCGAGGCCCCGGCCCGGCCCGACCTGCTCGACCTCAGCCCCGGCATGCCGTGGGCCGATGGTCTGGACCGCGCCGCCTGGCGCCGGGCGTGGCGGGCCGCGGCCGACGCGCCGCCGTTGTCCAGGGCGCACCGCGCCGGGCTGTTCGACTACCGGGCCATGATCGCCGAGCACCTGCTGCGCCACCGCGGCCTGTCGGCCGGCACGGATTCCGTGCTCGCCACCGCGGGCACCACGGCCGCGCTGATCGAGATCGCCGGCGCCATCTTCGAACCCGGTGACGTGGTCGCCGTCGAGGAACCCGGGTACCAGCGGGCCGTGCAGGCGCTGACCAGCGCCGGGCTGCGGACCGTGCCGGTGCCGGTGGACGGTGAGGGCCTGCGCCCGGACGCCGTGCCCCGCGGGGTACGGGCCGTCTACTGCTCACCCGCGCACCAGTACCCGATGGGCAGCCGGATGAGCGCGGCCCGCCGCGTGCAACTGGTCGAACGGGCGCGCGCCGAGGACTTCCTGCTCATCGAGGACGACTACGACGGTGAACTGCGCTTCGACGTGGCACCGCTGCCGCTGCTCGCCGCGCTCGCCCCGGACGTGGTCGCGCACCTGGGCACCACCAGCAAGATCCTCACGCCCACGCTCGGCGCCGGCTGGATGGTCGCGCCGCCGGAGGTGGCCGCCGCCGTGCTGGAGCACCGCGACCGCACCGGCACCCGGCCGTCCCCGGCGGGGCAGCGGGTGCTGATCGAACTGGCCCGCCACGGGGATCTGGGCCGTCACCTGCGGAAGCTGCGGCGCGAGCTGTCCGAGCGGCGGACCATGCTGACCAGCGCGCTGCACGCGGGCGGCATCCCGGTGCTCGGCGACGACGCGGGCGCGCACCTGATGGTCCCGCTGAACTCGGCGGCGGAGGAACGCGGGAAGGTGCGCGCCGCCGAAGCCGCGGGTATCCGGCTCGACCACCTCGACCGCCATTTCGCCGGCCCCCCGACCGCGTACGGCATTCCGCTCGCCTATTCGGGTTGTTCCCGCGAGGCACTGGCCGACGCACTGGACACGCTGGTCGATTTACTGCGCCCCGGAGTGATCCACAAGAGCCCGGTAGGGTGA
- a CDS encoding DAK2 domain-containing protein, with the protein MRELDAAAIGRWASACVHSLDALRPEINGINVYPVADSDTGSNMHHTVSGAWHALNDAPPPGSAGEALAVLAKGAVAAAKGNSGVILSQVLRGLAEALADRTVDGPALAAALGHADEVATGAVARPVAGTMLSVLHAVNAAVSCASGDLDEVARTAAEAAAEALEHTPQQLPVLARAGVVDAGGRGVVAVLDALLEVVTGTEHAHDHPLTAHGHGHGEPALYAWEVMFLLEDAEEAALPVLRKALSGLGDSVTVAADGAGSHAVHVHCADIGAAIEAALDAGRPRRIRVEPLLTPAPLQPGGGLDRTVVVVVRGEGLAEVIRAENVAVLSVPAGSVPSVEEMLGLITETTGNHVTVLAGGPDLTTVADNAAGHAMAGDRDVVVIPCASPVQVLAALAVHDPARRTNDDVVAMAEAAAATRRGEVLFASGEALSVVGRAQAGDVLGLVDGEVVRIEPAAEANLLEAAITVLARLLGPGGELVTVVTGVDAPPDVEEVLTGWLRGEHPEVELVCYSGRQTDAVLLIGVE; encoded by the coding sequence GTGCGCGAGTTGGACGCCGCCGCGATCGGGCGCTGGGCCTCGGCCTGCGTGCACAGCCTGGACGCGCTGCGACCGGAGATCAACGGCATCAACGTCTACCCGGTGGCGGACTCCGACACCGGGTCGAACATGCACCACACCGTCTCGGGGGCCTGGCACGCGCTGAACGACGCGCCGCCGCCCGGGAGCGCGGGTGAGGCACTGGCCGTGCTGGCCAAGGGCGCGGTCGCCGCGGCGAAGGGCAACTCCGGGGTGATCCTGTCCCAGGTGCTGCGCGGGCTCGCGGAGGCGCTGGCGGACCGCACGGTCGACGGCCCCGCGCTGGCCGCCGCCCTTGGGCACGCCGACGAGGTGGCCACCGGCGCGGTCGCCCGCCCGGTCGCGGGCACCATGTTGAGCGTGCTGCACGCGGTGAACGCCGCCGTCTCGTGTGCCTCCGGTGACCTCGACGAGGTCGCGCGCACCGCCGCCGAAGCCGCCGCCGAGGCGCTCGAACACACCCCGCAGCAGCTGCCCGTGCTCGCGCGCGCCGGTGTGGTCGACGCGGGCGGGCGCGGGGTGGTGGCGGTGCTGGACGCGCTGCTCGAAGTGGTCACCGGCACCGAGCACGCCCACGACCACCCGCTCACCGCGCACGGCCACGGGCACGGCGAACCCGCGCTGTACGCGTGGGAGGTGATGTTCCTGCTCGAAGACGCGGAAGAAGCCGCGCTGCCGGTGTTGCGCAAGGCGCTCAGCGGACTCGGCGACAGCGTCACCGTGGCCGCCGACGGCGCCGGGTCCCACGCGGTCCACGTGCACTGCGCGGACATCGGCGCCGCCATCGAAGCCGCGCTGGACGCGGGCCGCCCGCGCCGGATCCGGGTGGAGCCGCTCCTCACCCCGGCGCCGCTGCAACCGGGTGGCGGGCTCGACCGCACGGTGGTCGTGGTGGTGCGCGGCGAGGGGCTCGCGGAAGTGATCAGGGCGGAGAACGTCGCGGTTTTGTCGGTGCCCGCTGGTTCAGTACCGAGCGTGGAGGAAATGCTCGGCCTGATCACCGAGACCACCGGCAACCACGTCACCGTGCTGGCCGGTGGTCCCGACCTGACCACGGTCGCCGACAACGCCGCCGGGCACGCGATGGCCGGCGACCGGGACGTGGTGGTCATCCCGTGTGCCTCGCCGGTGCAGGTGCTGGCCGCGCTGGCCGTGCACGACCCGGCCCGGCGCACCAACGACGACGTGGTGGCGATGGCGGAGGCCGCCGCCGCGACCCGCCGCGGAGAGGTGCTCTTCGCCAGTGGTGAGGCGCTTTCGGTGGTCGGCCGCGCGCAGGCGGGTGATGTGCTGGGCCTGGTCGACGGCGAGGTGGTGCGGATCGAACCGGCTGCCGAGGCGAACCTGCTGGAGGCGGCGATCACCGTGCTGGCCCGGCTGCTCGGGCCGGGCGGGGAGCTGGTCACCGTGGTCACCGGGGTGGACGCGCCGCCGGACGTCGAAGAGGTGCTGACGGGCTGGCTGCGGGGCGAGCACCCGGAGGTCGAACTGGTGTGCTATTCCGGACGGCAGACCGACGCCGTGCTGTTGATCGGGGTGGAGTAG
- a CDS encoding gamma carbonic anhydrase family protein — translation MAIYALGDLVPDIHPDAYVHPDATLIGDVRIRAFASVWPQAVLRGDNGHIEIGERSNVQDGCVIHCTEQHPTVLGPSSAMGHSVHVEGAIIGTGCLIASGSVVLNGSEIEDGGMVGAGAVLSYGSKVGSGEIALGVPAKTRENKSFGPEMIEAVVASYVGRAARFRTELRLLS, via the coding sequence GTGGCGATCTACGCACTCGGCGACCTGGTGCCCGACATCCACCCCGACGCCTACGTGCACCCCGACGCGACGCTGATCGGCGACGTCCGGATCCGCGCGTTCGCCTCGGTGTGGCCGCAGGCGGTGCTGCGCGGGGACAACGGCCACATCGAGATCGGTGAACGCTCCAACGTCCAGGACGGCTGCGTGATCCACTGCACCGAACAGCACCCGACCGTGCTCGGGCCGTCTTCGGCGATGGGGCACTCGGTGCACGTCGAGGGCGCGATCATCGGCACCGGTTGCCTGATCGCCTCCGGTTCGGTGGTGCTGAACGGGAGCGAGATCGAGGACGGCGGCATGGTCGGCGCCGGAGCGGTGCTGTCATACGGCTCGAAGGTGGGTTCGGGCGAGATCGCGCTGGGCGTGCCCGCCAAGACGCGGGAGAACAAGTCGTTCGGCCCGGAGATGATCGAAGCCGTGGTGGCCAGCTATGTCGGCCGCGCGGCCCGCTTCCGCACCGAACTCCGCCTGCTCTCCTAG
- a CDS encoding pyridoxamine 5'-phosphate oxidase family protein has product MTPLSPTPRSTLTRKKDRGRTERAELHAVLNEGLVCHLGLVLDGSPVVLPTGYGRDGDTLYLHGSTGSPSMRAAATGLDVCVTVTLLDAVVYARSVNDHSMNYRSAVVHGRARLLSGDEKLRGLHALTDHLAPGSWEHAREVNAKEMAAVTVLALDLAEASVKVRDVGALDQPADVAADAAWAGVLPIRTSFGAPETDAECSVPVPAHVAERRVGPSTKPGR; this is encoded by the coding sequence ATGACCCCATTGTCACCCACTCCCCGCAGCACGCTGACCCGGAAGAAGGACCGCGGCCGGACCGAACGCGCCGAGCTGCACGCCGTGCTGAACGAGGGCCTGGTCTGTCACCTCGGCCTCGTCCTCGACGGCTCGCCGGTGGTGCTGCCGACCGGCTACGGGCGTGACGGCGACACGCTCTACCTGCACGGATCGACCGGTTCGCCGAGCATGCGCGCGGCCGCGACCGGACTGGACGTGTGCGTGACGGTGACCCTGCTGGACGCCGTCGTCTACGCGCGCTCGGTCAACGACCACTCGATGAACTACCGCAGCGCCGTGGTCCACGGCCGGGCGCGGCTGCTGAGCGGGGACGAGAAGCTACGCGGTCTCCACGCGCTCACCGATCACCTCGCGCCCGGCTCGTGGGAGCACGCGCGCGAGGTGAACGCGAAGGAGATGGCCGCCGTCACGGTGCTCGCGCTCGATCTGGCGGAGGCGTCGGTCAAGGTGCGCGACGTCGGCGCCCTCGACCAGCCCGCCGACGTGGCGGCGGACGCCGCGTGGGCCGGGGTGCTGCCGATCCGGACCTCGTTCGGCGCTCCGGAGACCGACGCGGAGTGCTCGGTCCCGGTGCCCGCTCACGTGGCGGAGCGGCGGGTGGGCCCGTCGACGAAGCCGGGTCGGTAG
- a CDS encoding uracil-DNA glycosylase has translation MTARPLHEIVEAGWAKALAPVESNIAAMGEFLRGEIAAGRTYLPAGENVLRAFKQPFDEVRVLVVGQDPYPTPGHAIGLSFAVAPEVRPLPKSLVNIYKEYAEDLGHPLPTNGDLTPWTEQGVLLLNRALTVMPGKPNSHQGKGWEVVTEQAIKALAERGGPLVAILWGSNARKLKPLLGGVPCVESVHPSPLSAHNGFFGSRPFSRVNELLVQQGAQPVEWKLP, from the coding sequence GTGACCGCACGACCGCTGCACGAGATCGTCGAAGCCGGCTGGGCGAAGGCCCTCGCCCCGGTGGAGTCCAACATCGCCGCGATGGGGGAGTTCCTCCGCGGGGAGATCGCCGCCGGGCGCACCTACCTCCCGGCCGGGGAGAACGTCCTGCGGGCGTTCAAGCAACCGTTCGACGAGGTGCGCGTGCTCGTCGTCGGCCAGGACCCGTACCCGACCCCCGGCCACGCGATCGGCCTGTCCTTCGCCGTCGCGCCGGAGGTCCGGCCGCTGCCGAAGAGCCTGGTGAACATCTACAAGGAGTACGCAGAGGACCTCGGCCACCCGCTGCCGACCAACGGGGACCTGACGCCGTGGACCGAGCAAGGTGTGCTGTTGCTCAACCGCGCGCTGACGGTGATGCCCGGCAAGCCGAACTCGCACCAGGGCAAGGGCTGGGAAGTGGTCACCGAGCAGGCGATCAAGGCACTGGCCGAACGCGGCGGCCCGCTGGTGGCGATCCTCTGGGGCAGCAACGCCCGCAAGCTCAAGCCGCTGCTGGGTGGCGTGCCGTGCGTGGAATCCGTGCACCCGAGCCCGCTCTCGGCGCACAACGGCTTCTTCGGCTCACGCCCGTTCAGCCGGGTGAACGAACTCCTCGTCCAGCAGGGCGCCCAGCCAGTGGAGTGGAAACTCCCGTGA
- a CDS encoding D-alanine--D-alanine ligase family protein: MSPAKTRVAVVFGGRSTEHTISCVSAGSVLANLDPERFEIVPIGITREGGWVLGPSDPDRLRIDGDQLPVVHEGRSLVLTGDRVNRELVSLDAGVDAIGAVDVIFPVLHGAFGEDGTIQGLLELADVPYVGAGVLASATAMDKEFAKKLLAAEGLPSGEYAVLRRGQSTLPDAERERLGLPVFVKPARAGSSIGISKVTDWSQLDAAIALARETDPKVLVEAAVVGRELECGVLEFPDGRVEASLPAEIRVLATDESAWYDFETKYLGEAAELDIPAKLDDQVTERLREMAVAAFHALDCQGLARVDFFVGADGELTINEVNTMPGFTTTSAYPKMWAVTGVDYPTLLSTLVETAIARGTGLR; encoded by the coding sequence ATGAGCCCAGCCAAGACGCGGGTCGCCGTGGTGTTCGGCGGCCGGAGCACCGAGCACACCATTTCCTGCGTATCGGCGGGCAGTGTGCTGGCGAACCTGGATCCCGAGCGGTTCGAAATCGTGCCCATCGGCATCACCCGCGAAGGCGGCTGGGTGCTCGGCCCCAGCGACCCGGACCGGCTGCGGATCGACGGTGACCAGCTCCCCGTCGTCCACGAAGGACGGAGCCTGGTGCTCACCGGCGACCGGGTCAACCGCGAACTGGTCTCGCTGGACGCCGGGGTGGACGCGATCGGCGCGGTGGACGTCATCTTCCCGGTGCTGCACGGCGCTTTCGGCGAGGACGGCACCATCCAGGGCCTGCTGGAACTGGCGGACGTGCCCTACGTCGGCGCCGGGGTGCTCGCCAGCGCCACCGCGATGGACAAGGAGTTCGCGAAGAAGCTGCTCGCCGCCGAGGGCCTGCCCAGCGGCGAGTACGCGGTGCTCCGGCGTGGACAGTCCACTTTGCCCGACGCCGAACGCGAACGCCTCGGCCTGCCGGTGTTCGTCAAACCGGCCAGGGCCGGGTCCTCGATCGGGATCAGCAAGGTGACCGACTGGTCCCAGCTGGACGCCGCGATCGCGCTGGCCCGCGAGACCGACCCCAAGGTGCTCGTCGAGGCCGCGGTGGTCGGCCGCGAACTCGAATGCGGCGTGCTGGAATTCCCCGACGGCCGCGTGGAAGCCTCGCTGCCCGCCGAGATCCGCGTGCTGGCCACCGACGAAAGCGCCTGGTACGACTTCGAAACCAAGTACCTGGGCGAGGCCGCGGAACTGGACATCCCGGCGAAGCTGGACGACCAGGTGACCGAACGGCTGCGCGAAATGGCCGTCGCCGCCTTCCACGCGCTGGACTGCCAGGGCCTGGCCAGGGTCGACTTCTTCGTCGGCGCCGACGGCGAGCTGACCATCAACGAGGTGAACACCATGCCCGGCTTCACCACTACGTCGGCCTATCCGAAGATGTGGGCGGTAACCGGTGTGGACTATCCGACGCTGTTGTCCACGTTGGTGGAGACGGCTATTGCCCGGGGGACCGGGTTGCGGTGA
- a CDS encoding NAD(P)H-dependent glycerol-3-phosphate dehydrogenase yields the protein MDLQRVTVLGAGSWGTTFAKVLGDAGRDVTIWARRPEVAAEIRDAGTNGAYLPGVALPSRITATADPAAALDGAEVVVLAVPSQSLRANLTAWRGLLPPEAILVSLAKGVELGTLKRMSEVITEIAGVPDGQVVVVSGPNLAKEIAQEQPSAAVVACADHERAVAVQRACFTGYFRPYTNTDVVGCELGGACKNVIALSCGMAAGLGFGTNTMATLITRGLAETARLGVKLGADPLTFAGLAGVGDLVATCSSPLSRNRTFGERLGRGESVAQAQESVGGQVAEGVKSCTSIRDLASGLGVDMPITDAMHRVCHEGGDPRRLGAELLGRDRKHEWS from the coding sequence ATGGACCTGCAGCGGGTCACCGTGCTCGGCGCGGGTTCCTGGGGCACCACCTTCGCCAAGGTGCTCGGCGACGCCGGGCGTGACGTGACGATCTGGGCGCGGCGGCCCGAGGTCGCCGCGGAGATCAGGGACGCCGGGACGAACGGCGCGTACCTGCCGGGCGTGGCGCTGCCGTCGCGGATCACCGCCACCGCCGACCCGGCCGCGGCCCTGGACGGCGCCGAGGTCGTGGTGCTGGCCGTGCCGAGCCAGAGCCTGCGGGCGAACCTGACCGCGTGGCGCGGCCTGCTGCCGCCCGAGGCGATCCTGGTCAGCCTGGCCAAGGGCGTGGAACTGGGCACGCTGAAGCGGATGAGCGAGGTGATCACCGAGATCGCCGGGGTGCCGGACGGTCAGGTGGTGGTGGTCTCCGGGCCGAACCTGGCGAAGGAGATCGCGCAGGAACAGCCGTCGGCGGCCGTGGTCGCGTGTGCCGACCACGAGCGCGCGGTGGCCGTGCAGCGGGCGTGCTTCACCGGCTACTTCCGGCCCTACACCAACACCGACGTGGTGGGCTGCGAGCTGGGCGGGGCGTGCAAGAACGTGATCGCGCTGAGCTGCGGCATGGCCGCGGGCCTCGGGTTCGGCACCAACACCATGGCGACGCTGATCACCCGCGGGCTGGCCGAAACCGCGCGGCTGGGCGTGAAACTGGGCGCCGACCCGCTGACCTTCGCCGGGCTGGCCGGGGTGGGCGACCTGGTCGCCACCTGCTCCTCACCGCTTTCGCGGAACCGGACCTTCGGGGAACGGCTGGGGCGCGGGGAGTCGGTCGCGCAGGCGCAGGAGTCGGTCGGGGGACAGGTGGCCGAGGGCGTGAAGTCCTGCACCTCCATCCGGGACCTGGCGTCCGGCCTCGGCGTCGACATGCCGATCACCGACGCCATGCACCGCGTCTGCCACGAGGGCGGCGACCCCCGCCGCCTGGGTGCCGAACTGCTGGGCCGGGATCGCAAACACGAATGGTCGTGA